From Pseudoxanthomonas sp. YR558, the proteins below share one genomic window:
- a CDS encoding MBL fold metallo-hydrolase, giving the protein MTWVLRFHGVGNASAVELGSAMATLERGGRPWLTIDCGGEGLTAYHARYGDMPDALFITHLHLDHVAGMERLFVSSYFDPARRGKVRLYVPAPLVPLLHQRIASYPNVLAEGGANFWDAFQLVPVGDAFWHDGQRLEVFPVRHHWPETAFGLRLRGSVVWTGDTRPIPEMLARHADAGELIAHDCGLHGNPSHSGIEDLEREYSPELLARCVLYHYASAGDGEALRARGHRIAMPGEGIVLSLPSVVALP; this is encoded by the coding sequence TAGGCAACGCCAGCGCGGTCGAACTAGGTTCGGCTATGGCCACCCTCGAACGCGGCGGCAGGCCCTGGCTGACCATCGACTGTGGTGGCGAGGGCCTGACTGCGTATCACGCGCGCTACGGCGACATGCCCGACGCCCTCTTCATCACCCACTTGCACCTGGACCACGTGGCCGGGATGGAACGGCTGTTCGTCTCGAGCTATTTCGATCCGGCACGGCGCGGCAAGGTTCGCCTGTACGTGCCCGCGCCCCTGGTCCCGCTGTTGCACCAGCGCATTGCCAGCTATCCGAACGTGCTGGCCGAGGGCGGTGCGAACTTCTGGGATGCGTTCCAGCTGGTTCCGGTGGGCGATGCGTTCTGGCACGACGGGCAGCGCCTGGAGGTGTTCCCCGTGCGTCACCATTGGCCGGAGACGGCATTCGGCCTGCGATTGCGCGGCAGCGTCGTCTGGACGGGCGACACGCGGCCGATCCCGGAGATGCTGGCGCGCCACGCGGATGCCGGTGAGTTGATCGCGCACGACTGCGGCCTGCACGGCAATCCCTCGCACAGCGGCATCGAGGATCTGGAGCGCGAATACTCGCCGGAACTGCTGGCCCGCTGCGTGCTCTACCACTACGCCAGCGCCGGCGATGGCGAGGCGCTGCGCGCGCGCGGACACCGGATTGCGATGCCTGGCGAGGGTATCGTCTTGTCGCTGCCATCGGTCGTCGCACTGCCGTGA
- the moaC gene encoding cyclic pyranopterin monophosphate synthase MoaC: MPRTALTHLDAAGRPAMVDVSGKAVTAREARATCRVRFPADVARQLKRNGLRSAKGGIVDTAIIAGTMAVKRTHELIPFCHPFPIDGCRLSVDWDGESALLIECEVRTVHRTGVEMEALTGATVAALTVYDMCKALSHAIVLGPAKLVAKRGGKRDVGSR, encoded by the coding sequence ATGCCCCGTACCGCATTGACCCACCTCGACGCCGCCGGCCGGCCCGCGATGGTGGACGTGTCAGGCAAGGCCGTCACGGCGCGCGAGGCGCGGGCGACGTGCCGCGTGCGCTTTCCCGCCGATGTCGCGCGCCAGCTGAAGCGCAACGGGCTGCGCAGCGCCAAGGGCGGCATCGTCGATACGGCGATCATCGCCGGCACGATGGCGGTCAAGCGCACGCACGAACTGATTCCGTTCTGCCACCCGTTTCCCATCGACGGCTGTCGCTTGTCCGTCGACTGGGACGGCGAGAGTGCGCTGCTGATCGAGTGCGAGGTCCGCACGGTGCACCGCACCGGCGTGGAGATGGAGGCGCTCACCGGCGCGACCGTTGCCGCGCTGACGGTGTACGACATGTGCAAGGCGCTGTCGCACGCCATCGTATTGGGCCCGGCGAAGCTGGTGGCCAAGCGCGGCGGCAAGCGCGATGTGGGGTCGCGATGA
- the moaD gene encoding molybdopterin converting factor subunit 1, with amino-acid sequence MSVTLTLLYFASLRERTGVASEAVSTAAVDLANLYAEIQARHGIAWPREHLRVAVDGEFARWQDPLRAGSEVAFIPPVSGG; translated from the coding sequence ATGAGTGTCACCCTCACCCTGCTGTACTTCGCCAGCCTGCGTGAGCGCACCGGTGTCGCAAGCGAAGCGGTGAGCACCGCAGCGGTCGACCTGGCAAATCTCTACGCGGAGATCCAGGCCCGCCACGGTATCGCGTGGCCGCGAGAACACCTGCGTGTCGCCGTCGATGGCGAATTCGCGCGCTGGCAGGATCCGCTGCGGGCAGGCAGCGAGGTCGCCTTCATCCCGCCTGTGAGCGGAGGCTGA
- a CDS encoding molybdenum cofactor biosynthesis protein MoaE, giving the protein MDVAQLGVDLRDPRAGGHATFEGWVRDHHAGRAVDGLDYEAYGALAEREGERIVAEAMERFDVLAACCAHRVGALAIGDLAVWVGVSAAHRGAAFDACRYIIDEVKQRVPIWKREHYREGDADWLHPVADGP; this is encoded by the coding sequence CTGGATGTCGCCCAGCTGGGAGTCGACCTGCGCGATCCGCGCGCGGGTGGCCATGCAACGTTCGAAGGTTGGGTCCGCGACCACCATGCCGGTCGTGCGGTGGACGGACTGGACTACGAAGCGTATGGCGCACTGGCCGAGCGTGAAGGCGAGCGGATCGTCGCCGAGGCGATGGAGCGCTTCGACGTGCTGGCGGCGTGCTGTGCGCACCGCGTCGGCGCGCTGGCGATCGGCGACCTGGCGGTATGGGTCGGGGTGAGCGCCGCACATCGGGGTGCGGCATTCGATGCGTGCCGCTACATCATCGATGAAGTGAAGCAGCGCGTGCCGATCTGGAAACGCGAGCACTATCGCGAAGGAGATGCCGACTGGCTGCATCCCGTGGCGGATGGCCCATGA
- the moaA gene encoding GTP 3',8-cyclase MoaA, with the protein MNAPLLPHDLLRRPLHDLRLSVIDACNFRCGYCMPADRVPEDYGTDASQRLSFDEIEILVRAFVRLGMRKLRLTGGEPLLRKRLPELVRRLAAIPGLEDIALTTNGVLLAHQAQALHDAGLRRITVSLDALDPEVFAAMSGQRGQVGDVLAGIDAAIAAGFSRLKINAVVQRGVNEAEVLPLVERFRGTGHVVRFIEFMDVGDSNDWRVEKMVPSSVLRDRIGARWPLHPLQAEYRGEVAERYAFDDGGGEVGFVSSVSTPFCGDCHRARVSADGRLFTCLFASDGADLRAIVAQGEDALAAHVAGLWSARGDRYSELRGRPEVRDRRRVEMYLIGG; encoded by the coding sequence GTGAACGCGCCGTTGCTGCCGCACGACCTGTTGAGGCGTCCTCTGCACGACCTGCGGCTGTCGGTGATCGACGCGTGCAATTTCCGTTGCGGCTACTGCATGCCGGCGGACAGGGTGCCCGAGGATTACGGCACCGACGCCTCGCAACGGCTGTCCTTCGACGAGATCGAGATCCTGGTCCGAGCTTTCGTGCGGCTCGGCATGCGCAAGCTTCGCCTGACCGGCGGCGAGCCGCTGCTGCGCAAGCGCCTGCCCGAGCTCGTCCGTCGTCTGGCCGCCATTCCCGGATTGGAGGACATCGCGCTGACCACCAACGGGGTGCTGTTGGCGCACCAGGCGCAGGCCCTGCACGACGCCGGGCTGCGGCGCATCACCGTCAGTCTGGATGCGCTGGACCCGGAGGTGTTCGCCGCGATGTCGGGCCAGCGCGGACAGGTCGGCGACGTGCTGGCCGGCATTGATGCCGCCATCGCCGCTGGGTTCTCGCGGTTGAAGATCAACGCGGTCGTGCAGCGTGGCGTCAACGAAGCGGAAGTGCTTCCGCTGGTCGAGCGTTTTCGCGGCACCGGACACGTGGTGCGCTTCATCGAGTTCATGGATGTGGGCGACAGCAACGACTGGCGGGTGGAGAAGATGGTTCCGTCATCGGTACTGCGCGATCGCATCGGCGCGCGTTGGCCGCTGCACCCGCTGCAGGCCGAGTACCGCGGCGAAGTGGCCGAGCGCTACGCATTCGACGACGGTGGCGGCGAAGTCGGTTTCGTCAGCTCGGTCAGCACCCCTTTCTGCGGCGATTGTCACCGCGCACGCGTGTCGGCGGACGGGCGGCTGTTCACCTGCCTGTTCGCCTCGGACGGCGCCGACCTGCGCGCGATCGTGGCGCAGGGGGAGGACGCGCTGGCGGCGCACGTGGCCGGTTTGTGGTCGGCGCGCGGCGATCGCTACAGCGAACTGCGAGGTCGCCCGGAAGTGCGGGACCGGCGCCGTGTCGAGATGTATCTTATCGGCGGTTGA